The following proteins are encoded in a genomic region of bacterium:
- a CDS encoding alpha/beta fold hydrolase, whose amino-acid sequence MSILTIIVLMASTVFVRSQSPSPEAQYRFLFDYDQALPLNVDLKLDIKITGGQYYKLTYQSLHGELIPAILLIPKLEAGEKAPCVILMHGLGSRKEDLIPLWFPLLAQGYAVFSIDAPYHGEREPKDKNFRQVFRYPVRTREMFIHTVIDLRRGVDYLIQRPDIDPTRIGYVGFSMGAITGAVFAGIDTRIKAPVLVVGGGNWASIAKGSEVNHEPPALKNDPTHLAELASTLAPVDPILWIGQISPRSVLMINGNSDRVIPKESAKALHTAAKEPKEVLWYKGGHLPLSEKGVWVIVKICFWLSQNL is encoded by the coding sequence ATGTCGATATTGACGATTATCGTGCTTATGGCTAGTACGGTTTTTGTGCGCTCTCAATCTCCCTCTCCCGAGGCCCAATACCGTTTTTTATTCGATTACGATCAAGCGCTACCATTAAACGTTGACCTTAAACTGGATATAAAGATAACGGGAGGGCAGTATTATAAACTTACTTATCAAAGCTTGCATGGTGAACTCATTCCTGCGATATTGCTTATTCCAAAACTTGAAGCTGGGGAGAAGGCGCCATGTGTCATTTTGATGCATGGGCTGGGTAGTCGCAAGGAGGACCTTATTCCACTTTGGTTCCCTTTGTTGGCACAAGGCTATGCAGTTTTCTCGATCGATGCGCCATATCATGGAGAACGAGAACCTAAAGACAAGAATTTCAGACAGGTCTTCCGATACCCTGTTCGAACGAGGGAAATGTTCATTCATACAGTTATTGACTTAAGGCGCGGCGTTGATTACCTTATCCAACGACCGGATATTGATCCGACACGGATAGGTTATGTTGGTTTTAGCATGGGGGCTATTACCGGTGCCGTGTTTGCAGGAATCGATACTCGAATTAAGGCTCCCGTTTTAGTGGTTGGTGGAGGGAATTGGGCTTCAATTGCAAAAGGCAGTGAAGTAAATCATGAACCTCCTGCGCTGAAGAATGATCCGACGCATCTAGCCGAATTAGCCTCTACCTTAGCGCCGGTTGACCCGATCTTGTGGATTGGACAGATTAGCCCTCGGTCAGTCCTTATGATAAATGGGAATAGCGATCGTGTTATTCCTAAAGAATCGGCCAAGGCGCTTCATACTGCGGCCAAGGAACCGAAAGAGGTTTTGTGGTATAAAGGTGGACATCTGCCTTTAAGTGAGAAGGGTGTTTGGGTAATAGTAAAGATATGCTTCTGGTTGTCGCAGAACTTGTAA